The stretch of DNA TCCTCGTCGTCCGGCAGTCGCTTCCAGTCGAGGTCATTCTGTCCGAGACACCCGGTCAGCGGGAGGGTACTCGCCCCGGCAACGGAAGCGAGAAAGTGGCGGCGGTTCATGCTAATTAGCTAACCATATTGAAGAAAAATTTTCCGTTCACTTTCGCCCCGTACACAATCGAGATAGCCTGAGGGAGCGTCTGTAATTGCGGATAAACACCAATGCAATCATCTGCATCTATCGACATCGCCAGACCGATTCAGGATGTGTACGCCTACGTCTCGTCCGTGGAGAACATGGCGAACTGGGTGGACGGGGTGAGCAACGTCCAGCACGTCTCCGGGGAACCAGACGAGGTGGGTGCGACGTACACGAGCGACTACACCTACAGTGGCAGAACCACGGAGATGACCTACGAAATCACCGCCGCGGAGTCGCCAAACCGCTTTGCGGTGGTGGGGCGAGGCCCGTTCCCGTTCGAAGGCGAACTCCTGCTCACTGCAACCCCCTCGGGAACGCGCGTGACCAACAGCATCGACGCGGGTGCTGACGGCCGGTTCACGAAGGCGATGTTCACCGTGTTTCGCCCGGTGATGCGCCGGATGATGGCCCGCCAACTCGGGAAGGAACTCACGATTCTAAAGCGTAGCCTCGAATCTGCCCCACCGAGCGAAGTGGCGGCCTAATCTGGCGTCAGCGTTAACACCCTGGGACAAGAATATACAATCATGAGCACAGGTACAGCCGAACACGGCGCTGACACCTTCATTGAGGTGACCGAGCCGGCGGCAGAAAAGGCGCTGGCACTCATCGAGGGCGAAGGGCTCGAAACCGACGAGGCAGGACTGCGCCTGTACGTCCAACAAGGTGGCTGTGCTGGCCTCTCTTATGGGATGCGGTTTGACAACGAAGCGGAAGAAGATGACCGCGTGTTCACCCACCACGGGCTTCGAATTTTCGTTGACCCTGCGAGTATGAACTACATTCAAGGAAGCGTCCTCGACTTCGAGGACGGCCTGCAGGGTGCGGGCTTCCACGTCGAAAACCCGAACGTCGTGAGTGAGTGTGGCTGTGGCGAAAGCTTCCGCACCTGATTAGTTTTCGAGACGGAACGCCACTTCGACCGTCGCTTGATACTGTCGCCCCTCAACTGACGCGATCTCGACGCCGAGTTCTTCGACTTCTATCCACTGAACGTTGTTGAGCGTCGACTCCGCGCGGTCTACGGCGTCGTCGACTGCTTTATCGAAACTCTCTGTGCTGCTCCCGATGAGGGTAATTTTCTTGAAAACCATCCCACCGCGTACAAAGCCACGCAAGCGGGTTAAGCGTATGGGCAGTGGTAGCTTAGCTCTCACGCGACTGCCGTGGCCGAACGCCGCGCGATCGGACGCGCGCGGCGAGATGCTGGCTCAGGCGTCGAATCCGCCCGGCTTTCACCACCAGCATGGCGACCGTCTCGACCCAGCTCAGGCGAAGCACATCGAACGGGAGACAGCCTCTGAGCCGGGTCGAGAGTGGGACAGAATCGAGTTCCCACCAGTCGGCATCGGCCTTTCCATGCCGATATGATTTCTCCCAATACTGGCGCACGGAGGTGGCAAAGTAGTGTTCGACCACCATGCCAGGGACGTAGTAGATTTGGAACTGCTCGCTGATTCGCCGTCCAAGTTCGGTCTCCTCGTGGCCGTGGTGGAAGATTTCGTTGAAGCCGCCCACGGCGTCGATGACCTCGCGGCGCATGGCCATGTTACAGCCCACGATGAGGTCGGTTGGTTTCTCCTCGTCGCCCTGGTCGTACCACGGCAGGCGTTTGTGGGTGATGGGGGCGTCCGCTGGCTGGAACACCCGCCCGGCGACGACGGGGTGGCGGTCGAGTGCGGCGCTCACTGCATCTAAGTAACCCGGTCGCGGAATCGAGTCGTCGTCGAGGAACACGAGTTTGTCCGCCTTCGCTCGCGTGATAGCCTCGTTTCGCGCTCGTGATGCGCCCTTGTCTCCCCGGACGACGACCTCGTAGTCAGTGAAGTCCTGTTTTTCGAGGGCCTGTACACAGGGGATATCCTCGGGTGCGAGGAGCGTGGGAATGATGATACTGAGTTCGACCATGCGCGAGATACTGTCCGTACGAGAAAGACGACGTTCGCGTATTTAGTCCTATGCGGAAATTGATATAACCGCATCCGACACCGCCACGATTCCTCGAAGAGTTGAGATAAACAACAGTAAACAGAATATTCTCAGAAACTAGTATATTGATGGTGTTTCGACAGGTCGGGGAACACTCACTCGGATGTCCGCGAGTCGAGTCGGAGTCGGACGGCGTCGACGACGCCAGTAAGGTGGGCGGTGCCCCAGATGGCGACAACGACCGCGCCAATAGTGTCGAAAATGAGGTCTAACATCGTATCCTCTAAGCCGTACTGGGTCAGGACACCACGGACGCCGAGCAGGCGTGCCGTCTGGTCTAACGCGAATTCGACGACCTCCCAGAAGACGCCAAAAGCGAGCACGAACAGCAGGATGTAGACGAACATGAACTTCGGCGGGAGCGTGATGCTATCTGAGTGTTCGTCTATCGCCCGTGCAGTGGCGTAGCCAACGGCCGCGACGATAGACGACGAAAGCGCGTGGGTGAGGTGGTCCCACCACCAGACATTCCGGTAGAAGCTCCCGATTTCGCTGCCGGGAATCCCCACGGTACCGAGGGCGTGGAGGAACACGGCCGCCGTAATCCAGAGGGTGAGGCCAGCGTCCATCGGGATGTTGTAGTCGCGTTCGAGCAGCGGTGGCAACTGGACGACGAGCAGCGCAACCGCGGTGTTCACCATGATGCCGCCGCTCCGGCGTTCGACGCCGATGAAGAACATGCCGACGAGCAGCACTTCCATGACGTGGGTGAGCTGGCGCTGGCGGTGTGCTGAGATACCGAGGCGTTTTCGCAGATTCATCAGCGCACCCCACCCGCGTCGTCTGGTTTGTGCACCTCAATGGGCGCGCGACGACGGAAGTAGAGATCGAACACGACACCCGCGAGGACGCCCGCCGCCGTAGACCAGACGAACTCCCACATGAGGGCCTCTTCGCTCACGAGAAAGCCCGTGTTGAGATAGAGGTCTGCCACCCAGCGCGTGACCGCCCACACGCCCGCGGTGGCCATGGTTGCGATGATGACGAACAGGACTGCGAAGCCGTGGGTCATCTCGACGGGCGTGAAGACGTGGAGTTCGACGGCGACGATGAGCGCGAGGGCGGCCACCGAGAGGTACGTGGCGAGTTCACCCGTCACCGGCAGCGTTGCAAACGCGCGACCAACCATCGGTAAGACGGCGAGCAACAGGACTTCCCACGGCAACATCGCCCGCGGGTTACGATAGGAAATCGCGGGAACGAGCGCGAGCGCCGCCACACCCGTCGCAAACAGTGCCCAGAGGAGGTCGCCACCGAGGAGGCTTTCACCGACGACCACGAGCACAAATCCGACCAAAAACCACGAGAGCAGGGCGTTGAGACTCGCATCCTCAACGATACTCCCGAGTTTACCCGTCCGAGCCATGAGAATCTGTAGACAGCGCAGGCGTTAGTAACCTTCCCTTAAATTGCCAGATAGGCGACGCTGTAGCCGAGGACGGCGAGGGTAATCGCCGCAAGGCCCGTCACCACTGCGTCGAGGACGCGCGCTTCGGTGAGCGCCCAGTTCGTCGGCCGTCGTGGCCGCACGCCCACCGCGCCGAGGGCGAGGACGCTGAACACGAAGTGATACGACGTATCGAGCGTCGGCGCAGGCAACAACACCGCCGCAGCCGCATACCCGCCGCCGAGGGTCGCCCGCCGGTTCAGGTACGAATCGAGCGACCGCCCGTCGAGCGAGAGATAGACGGACAGCGCGAGCCAGATGGTGGCGAGTTCGATGAGAAAGGCCCCAATGAGGTGCATCGTCGGGTCGGGATACAGGGTGATGCGCCCGGCCAACACCGTCACGTCGAGTGGGTAGAACAAGCGCGGCGCGCTCCCGGTAAACAGGTCCCCAAATGGATGGCTCAGGAAGCCAACGAGCGCCGTCGCAAAGAGGGCACGCGGCGAGAGCGCTTTCCAGCGTCGCATCGCGATGGTGACGGCGAGCGCGGCGACGACGAACGCGAGCATCACGGCCGCCCCGAGCAGCCCCGTTTCAGCGAACGCGGCGGCGATGAGGCCAGCGAACACGACGCCTGCAACGGGATAGGCCCACCACTCGCCCGCGTCGGCCCTGCTCCACAGGAAGACGCCACCTGCTGCAATGGCTCCGACGAGCAGTGAGTGAGTGACCACGCGGTGGACGAGCGTGCTAGTCGCCCAAAACGCCTCGGTGGCGTCGAAAACGCCGGTCACACTCGTTTTGAGCAGACCAAACACGGCATAGCTCATATCCACGTCGGGGACGGTGGCGAACGCCCCGGCCGCGATACCGAGCGCCAGCGCGCGCTCTCGGGAGCACCCATAGCGCGCGGCGACGGCGGCCGCGATGGCGAACGCGACCATCGCGTGACCGATAAACATTGTAACGAACTGCGACGAGCGGAGATATAAGCTTCTCGGGGGTTACGTCTCGTCGTCGAGTTTCGTCCACTTCTGTTCGATGTCGCCGTTCGCGCGAACCACGGTGTTGCCATCGACCGCGAGGCGCGTCTTGCGGAGTTCGATGGACTTGACGACACCTTCTACGTCACCGGCTTTCACCGTATCACCGGGCATGAAATCCGGGTCACGGAGCAGATAGACGCCTGCGACGGCGTCTTTTATCATCCCCGAGAGGGCATACGAGACGCCGAGGGCGAGAAAGCCCGTGGCGGTGCCGAGGGAGGCTGCAATGACCGTGAGCCCCACGATAGAGAGAAACGAGAGGGCGACCCCAAACCACAAGAACACGGCGATGACGGTGGCGATGAACTGGCGGTAGACCGGCGACTCACCGACGATGGTGCGTTTCAAGATGGCTTTCACCACCCACATGAGCAGTTGGACGAACACCCCCGCGATGACGAGAAACACGAGGCCGCTGATGAGGTCTGGAAGCGCGGTCGTCACGTTCGAAACGAACTGGTCGAGGGCGGTTTGTACCAGCGACAGCCCCGATTGCAGGAGAAGCATACACCGACATCACGGCCACCCGGCCAATAACTTCCGGGGGCCGCTGCCGTCTTGGACATGCTTTTTTGCGTGCCCTGTGAACGCACAGCTATGAACCGACCAGACGTCACCGAACTCGTGCCACCTGACCGAACGCTCATGGGCCCGGGCCCGAGCGACGTCCACCCTCGCGTCCTGAAGGCGATGAGTACGCCGCTCGTAGGCCACTTAGACCCCTACTTCATCGAAATCATGGACGAGGTACAGGACTTGCTTCGCTACACCTTCCGCACCGACAACCAGTGGACGATTCCCGTGAGCGGAACCGGCTCTGCGGCGATGGAAGCCGCCATCGGCAACGTCACCGAACCCGGCGACACCGTCCTCGTCCCGACCAACGGCTACTTCGGCGGGCGGATGGCCTCGATGGTGCGTCGTGCCGGTGGCTCCGTCGTGGAAGTCGATGCGCCGTGGGGCGAACCGCTCGACCCCGCAGCCGTCGAAGCCGCCTTCGCAGAACACCAGCCAGACGTGTTCGGCTTCGTCCACGCAGAAACGAGCACGGGCGTCCTCCAACCCGAGGTTCCACAGCTCACCGACATCGCCCACAGCCACGACGCGCTCGTCATCGCAGACACCGTCACGAGCCTCGGCGGCGTCGAACTGCGCGTCGATGAATGGGACGTGGACGTGGCCTACTCAGGGCCACAGAAGTGTCTCTCCTGTCCACCCGGTGCGAGTCCCCTCACGCTCAACGACCGCGCGATGGACAAGGTGCTCTCTCGCGAGGAAGACGCCCGGTCGTGGTATCTCGACCTCTCGCTCCTGCAGGGCTACTGGGGCGATGACCGCGCGTATCACCACACCGCGCCTATCACGAACATCTACGGCCTGCGCGAGGCGCTGCGGCTCGTCGCAGAGGAAGGCATCGAGAACCGGTGGGCGCGCCACCGGCGCGTCGCTGGCGGGCTGAAAACGGGCCTCCAATCGATGGGGCTCGAAATGAATGCCCCCGACGACTACTGGCTCCCGAGCCTGAACGCGGTGCGCGTCCCCGGCGGCGTCGAAGCAGGCGACGTTATCTCGCAGTTGCTCGCAGAATACGACATCGAGATTGCGGGCGGCCTTGGCGACCTCGCGGGCGAAATCTTCCGCATCGGCTGTATGGGTCACTCGGCTCGACCGAAAAACGTGATTGCGCTCCTCGGGGCGCTTGGCAGCGTCCTCAAGGATGCAGATGCAGATGTTGATGTCCCTGCCGGACTCGCCGCCGCAAACTCGGCGCTTTAGGCGACCGGTGCGGGGCCAACGACGGGGTGAATAACCTCGTAGTCGTCGTCGGCTACGCTGATAATCGCCCAATCATAGTCCGGTTTTTCCGTAAGGAGTTTGTGACGAAGCGACGACGCTGTCCGTTCCCACGTCACGAAACAACGCAATGTTCCAGACGTTGGAAGCGCACCATCGCCGTCGGTGGCCGTGACGTTTACCGTCCGCCACTTGCGCTCTGCTGTGAACTCGGTACCTGACCCGGACACGGTGTATCCGAGGCTGGTGAAAATCGACCTCGCCTCCTCGACTGGTGGCATGTTAACAGGCCCCATTCGTCAGAGAGTACCACTGCGTCCCTCTTAACTGTTCGGCCCGTCGTGAAAACCGCAAGAAGGAGACGCTGCGTTCCTATTCGTGGGCCGCGTCCCACTCGTCGGCTTTGTGGATGTTACCGCAGTCGTTGCATTTGATGCGGCCCATCGAGTCCATGGCCGTGTTGAGTGAGTTGCAGTGAGAGCAGTAAAATCCCCAGCGGTCGTCGCCGTCGTCGGTCTCGTAGACGACGAGGAACGGTCCTTTCGACCCGCGCTCTGCTTCTGCCTCGGTCACGTACAGCGTCTCGCCGCCTTCGGTCGCTATCGCATCCATGTATGGTAGTTTCGCTCGCCCCAGATAAAGAACTACCCAATCTCGAAGTCGTTATCACAGCCCGCCTGTATGCACCGTCAATGACGGTTCGCCTCCTCCACTACTCCGACATCGAGAACATCTACGACGACCCAGCGCGCGCAGGACGACTCGCTGGACTCATCGACGCCCAGAGAGACGAGGAGACGCTCGTGCTCGGAACTGGCGACAACACCGCTCCGGGAGTGCTCTCACTCGTCACGGAAGGCAGACAGGCACTCTCCCTGTTTCGCGCCATCGAACCTGACGCAGAGACCTTTGGCAACCACGACTTCGACTACGGCCCAGAAGCCACTCTCGACGTGGTTCGCGCCTCGCCTCAGACGTGGGTGAACGCGAATACGTGGGACGGTGACGACCTGTTCGGGAACGACGACGGCGTCGTCCCACACACGGTTGTAACCGTTGGTGACACGCGCGTTGGCCTGTTCGGCGTGACAGACCCCGCGACGCCGTCGCTCACGCCACGCGCTGCTTCGCTCACCTTTACAGACCCCATCGAAGCCGCGAAAGAGGCCGTGGCCGCGCTCACCGAAAAAGGCGTAGACCACATCGTCGCGCTCTCGCATCTCGGCGGCCGCGACGAGGAACTCGCCGTCTCCGTGGACGTAGACGTGATTCTCGGCGGCCACATCCACACCGAACGCATAGAACGCATCGACGGCACGCTGCTCACGCGCCCCGGCGTCAACGGCGAGGTGCTGCTTGAGGTCGAACTCGACGAGAAAACCGTGACCCGCCACGAGGTCGCAGACGGCCCCAGTGACGACGCGGTGACCGACTCCCTGCGCAGCCAGTTGGCCGACGCGGGTGTTCACGAGGTCGTTGGCCACGTCGCCGAACCGCTCGAACGTACAGAGCGAACCGCCTTCCGCGGCGAGAGCCGCGTTGGGAACTTCGTCGCAGACGCTTACCGCTGGGCGGGTGGGGCGGAGGTTGGCCTCCAGAACTCCGGCGGGATTCGCTCCGGCCCGGCACTTTCGGGCGACGTGACCGTCCGCGACCTCATCAGCCTCGTCCCCTTTGATGAAGCCGTCGCGGTCGTCGAACTCACGGGCGAGGAGTTAGAAGCCGTCTTCGAGCAGGCGAACGGCGGCAACGTGGACTTTGGTGAACCCCACTGGTGGCACGGCCACGTGAGCGGCGCACGCCTCGTCTACGACCACGCGGCGGGTGAATTGGCCTCCGCAACTGTCGATGGCGAACCGATAGACTCTGAAGCTACCTACACCCTCGCAACGACCGAGTACCTGCTCCACGCCTCCCACGAGTTCCCGGTGCTGTCTGCTGAATTGCAGGTCGACCGCCTCGACACCCAGTACGAGGTGCTCGCAGAGTACGCCCGCACAGAAGGCCTCGCGCCAACGGTCGAGGGAAGAATCAGCAGAACTGGCGTATAAGCAAAAGGTTGAGGCCCCTTGCACGTGTTTTCTCGGTAATGACGCTCGTCATCGTCCCTGTCCGATATCCGCTGACTGAGCACTCACACGCCACCGTCGAGAAGGCCATTCAGGTGGCAGACGAGCTTGATGCGGAGCTTACCGTGCTTCACGTCAATCTATATCAGGCTAGTCGTCGCGTCTCGCGGGCGGACTTGAAAGCCACCGTCGAACGCGAGTTCGGCCGCCTTCCGCGCGCCCGCTACGTCACCCGCGACGGCTTCCTCGTCGAAGAGACCATCCTCGATGAGGTGGCCGCAGAGGGTGCGGACGTGGTCGTCATCGGCCGCAAGCAGATGAGCCGCTGGCGGCGCATGGTTCGGACGCTCATCGATGACCCGGACATCGAACGCTATCTGAACGAAAAGTTAGACTGCAAAGTGATTACCGCGTCTACTGCTTGAACCGGTCTTGCATCGAGACGCTGAGGTCGCCGCTCGTCTCGTCGAACACCATGTGTGAGTGCGGATACGGAATTTTCACGTCGGCCTCTTCGAGACGGGCCCAGACGTTCTCCTGTACCTTCGAGCGCGCGGTGAGCAGTTTGTACGGCTGTTTGACCCAGTAGCGAAGCCGCAGGTTGATGCCGTGATCTGCGAAGGTATCGATGTAACACGTTGGCTTTGCCGGATAGCGCGCACTGCCAATGCGGATGTCGGGGCCGCCTTCGATGACCTCCTCGACTTCTGCGGCCGCCTGTTCCATGATGTTTCGCGCCTGTTTGAGGTCGCCTTCGTAGGTGACGGTCATGTCGAGGGCGAGCCGTGTGCGTTCGTCTTCTGCGGAGTAGTTAACCACGTCACGGTCGCGGATCTTCCCGTTCGGGATGACGAGGAAGGTGTTGTCGAGCGTGAACACTTTCGTGTACCGCAGTGTGATGTCTTCGACGAAGCCCGTCTGCCCGCTATCTACGATTTCTATCATGTCCCCAATCTCGTAGGCTTGGTCCGTCAGGACGAACAGCCCGTTTACGATGCTCCCGATGATTGGCGCGAGGATGAAACCAACCGCGGCTGAGAACACCGTCACCGAGAGAGTGAGGTCTGAGATATGCAGGCCAAGGATGTAGATGGCGAGCAGCCCAGCAGCCACCATGATGGCCGTCTGCACCGACCGAAGGATGGTTCGGGTGATGCTCGGGCGACGGAACCGGCGGGCGACCCGACGGCTGAGCAGTTGCATCAGCGTCCGTGAAAGCAGGTAGGCGACGGTGACGACGAACAGTGCGGCGACGACTCTGAGGATGATCTCTGGGATGAATTTGGTGACCTCATCTACGACCGACGTTACCCACGGCGGTGTGGCCGTCTCGTTTGCTTGGAGGAGAACCCATCCCAGTCTCGTCATGTTCATTCCGATACTGGCAGGCGAAAAAAGGGTTGCGCACGACGTGCGGTAACGCCTAAGCGACCGGCGCGTGAGTGTTCACTATGGACTACCGCATGCCACCTGCCTTAGAGCGCATGTTCAACGTCACCCAAGACGAACAGCCAGCATCGACCCTCATCGCGGGCTTTTCACAGCCCGGCCTCGCCGGGCTGACGGCCGTTGACTATCTCGTAGAGCACTTAGACCTACACCAGACGGGCTACATCACGACCGACCAACTCCCGTCGATTACTCCGTTCAACGAGGGCAGACCCCGCCACCACACCCGGCTGTTTTCGCGCGACGACCTCGACGTGACCTTCCTCGTTGGCGAGCTGTTCGTCCCCGTCTGGGCGGCAGACTCGTTTGCGCAGTCGGTGCTCCACTGGGCAGACGAGAATAAGGTGAGCGAAATCGTCCTGCTCTCCGGCGTCCCAGTTCCCCACGGACCTGACGACCACCGCACCTTCTACATCGCCACCGACGACTACCGAACGCGTCGCCTCAAAAACGAGACCGTCCCCCCGATGGCAAACGGCTATCTCGACGGCGTAAATGGGAGCATCATCGAACGCGGGATGGATTCGTCGCTCGCGGCGTGTGTGTTCACCACCCCCGTCCACGGGCAAGCGCCCGATGTGGAAGCCGCGCTTCGCCTCTTGGACACCGTGAGTCAGGTGTACGACCTCACCGTCGATACCGAACCGCTCGAAGCGTTCGCAAAAGCCGTCCAGCAACACTACGCAGACCTTGCAAATCGCTTAGAACAGGTCGAACAACAGGCCAAACCGGAAGACCGGATGTACATGTAGCTTAGAAGAAAATCGGATACCAGAGGTTGGTCGCAAGCCCCATCCAGAGGCCGTAAACAAGGCCGAACAGGACGTGGACGAAAAAATAGCGAAGCGCCTGCGATTCCGTGAGTTCGACGTGAAGCAGGCCAACCCCCACCGCGAGCACGGAGATGCCGTAAAACAGCAAGCCAAAGACGAGGCCCGTAAGCATCGCTTCGGGGAAGGTGTTGTAGTAGGCCGTATTGTGGAAACGAACGACGTTCCAGAGCACCCACGGAAAGCCAGCCGCGAGCGTGGTGCCAAGCAGAAACAAGAGGATGATTGGCCCGGCGTACGGCGACCCGAACAGCTCGCGGCCGCCGGTGAGCCGATTCCAGATCTCTGCAGTTGGAAACGGCAACTCACTGCGATAGTTTAAAAAAGAAACCGTCATGACGAGTGTTGCGGCGAACCCGCCTGCCACGGCGACCAGCGTGATTGGCTGTGGCGAAAACATCGGCATTCTAGACAGTCAGTGGGAGCGCGCATAGTAAGCAACTGCCTTCGCTGTGGTAAGCGGTTCGTAACCTCCACTATTCCGCCCGCCCAGTAGCTATTTCCGCCTGAGTCGTGAGGGGTGACCTGTGCACCCATTTCGTGCTGTGCTGTTCGATATGGACGGCGTAATCGTCGACTCACAAGCGTACTGGTCAGGATACGAACACGACCGCATCTTCCCGAAAGCG from Haladaptatus sp. ZSTT2 encodes:
- a CDS encoding SRPBCC family protein; this translates as MQSSASIDIARPIQDVYAYVSSVENMANWVDGVSNVQHVSGEPDEVGATYTSDYTYSGRTTEMTYEITAAESPNRFAVVGRGPFPFEGELLLTATPSGTRVTNSIDAGADGRFTKAMFTVFRPVMRRMMARQLGKELTILKRSLESAPPSEVAA
- a CDS encoding universal stress protein; this encodes MTLVIVPVRYPLTEHSHATVEKAIQVADELDAELTVLHVNLYQASRRVSRADLKATVEREFGRLPRARYVTRDGFLVEETILDEVAAEGADVVVIGRKQMSRWRRMVRTLIDDPDIERYLNEKLDCKVITASTA
- a CDS encoding mechanosensitive ion channel domain-containing protein, coding for MLLLQSGLSLVQTALDQFVSNVTTALPDLISGLVFLVIAGVFVQLLMWVVKAILKRTIVGESPVYRQFIATVIAVFLWFGVALSFLSIVGLTVIAASLGTATGFLALGVSYALSGMIKDAVAGVYLLRDPDFMPGDTVKAGDVEGVVKSIELRKTRLAVDGNTVVRANGDIEQKWTKLDDET
- a CDS encoding glycosyltransferase family 2 protein, which produces MVELSIIIPTLLAPEDIPCVQALEKQDFTDYEVVVRGDKGASRARNEAITRAKADKLVFLDDDSIPRPGYLDAVSAALDRHPVVAGRVFQPADAPITHKRLPWYDQGDEEKPTDLIVGCNMAMRREVIDAVGGFNEIFHHGHEETELGRRISEQFQIYYVPGMVVEHYFATSVRQYWEKSYRHGKADADWWELDSVPLSTRLRGCLPFDVLRLSWVETVAMLVVKAGRIRRLSQHLAARVRSRGVRPRQSRES
- a CDS encoding bifunctional metallophosphatase/5'-nucleotidase — encoded protein: MTVRLLHYSDIENIYDDPARAGRLAGLIDAQRDEETLVLGTGDNTAPGVLSLVTEGRQALSLFRAIEPDAETFGNHDFDYGPEATLDVVRASPQTWVNANTWDGDDLFGNDDGVVPHTVVTVGDTRVGLFGVTDPATPSLTPRAASLTFTDPIEAAKEAVAALTEKGVDHIVALSHLGGRDEELAVSVDVDVILGGHIHTERIERIDGTLLTRPGVNGEVLLEVELDEKTVTRHEVADGPSDDAVTDSLRSQLADAGVHEVVGHVAEPLERTERTAFRGESRVGNFVADAYRWAGGAEVGLQNSGGIRSGPALSGDVTVRDLISLVPFDEAVAVVELTGEELEAVFEQANGGNVDFGEPHWWHGHVSGARLVYDHAAGELASATVDGEPIDSEATYTLATTEYLLHASHEFPVLSAELQVDRLDTQYEVLAEYARTEGLAPTVEGRISRTGV
- a CDS encoding metal-dependent hydrolase, with the protein product MFIGHAMVAFAIAAAVAARYGCSRERALALGIAAGAFATVPDVDMSYAVFGLLKTSVTGVFDATEAFWATSTLVHRVVTHSLLVGAIAAGGVFLWSRADAGEWWAYPVAGVVFAGLIAAAFAETGLLGAAVMLAFVVAALAVTIAMRRWKALSPRALFATALVGFLSHPFGDLFTGSAPRLFYPLDVTVLAGRITLYPDPTMHLIGAFLIELATIWLALSVYLSLDGRSLDSYLNRRATLGGGYAAAAVLLPAPTLDTSYHFVFSVLALGAVGVRPRRPTNWALTEARVLDAVVTGLAAITLAVLGYSVAYLAI
- a CDS encoding proteasome assembly chaperone family protein — translated: MDYRMPPALERMFNVTQDEQPASTLIAGFSQPGLAGLTAVDYLVEHLDLHQTGYITTDQLPSITPFNEGRPRHHTRLFSRDDLDVTFLVGELFVPVWAADSFAQSVLHWADENKVSEIVLLSGVPVPHGPDDHRTFYIATDDYRTRRLKNETVPPMANGYLDGVNGSIIERGMDSSLAACVFTTPVHGQAPDVEAALRLLDTVSQVYDLTVDTEPLEAFAKAVQQHYADLANRLEQVEQQAKPEDRMYM
- a CDS encoding pyridoxal-phosphate-dependent aminotransferase family protein, which encodes MNRPDVTELVPPDRTLMGPGPSDVHPRVLKAMSTPLVGHLDPYFIEIMDEVQDLLRYTFRTDNQWTIPVSGTGSAAMEAAIGNVTEPGDTVLVPTNGYFGGRMASMVRRAGGSVVEVDAPWGEPLDPAAVEAAFAEHQPDVFGFVHAETSTGVLQPEVPQLTDIAHSHDALVIADTVTSLGGVELRVDEWDVDVAYSGPQKCLSCPPGASPLTLNDRAMDKVLSREEDARSWYLDLSLLQGYWGDDRAYHHTAPITNIYGLREALRLVAEEGIENRWARHRRVAGGLKTGLQSMGLEMNAPDDYWLPSLNAVRVPGGVEAGDVISQLLAEYDIEIAGGLGDLAGEIFRIGCMGHSARPKNVIALLGALGSVLKDADADVDVPAGLAAANSAL
- a CDS encoding HesB/IscA family protein; the encoded protein is MSTGTAEHGADTFIEVTEPAAEKALALIEGEGLETDEAGLRLYVQQGGCAGLSYGMRFDNEAEEDDRVFTHHGLRIFVDPASMNYIQGSVLDFEDGLQGAGFHVENPNVVSECGCGESFRT
- a CDS encoding DUF7116 family protein, whose protein sequence is MGPVNMPPVEEARSIFTSLGYTVSGSGTEFTAERKWRTVNVTATDGDGALPTSGTLRCFVTWERTASSLRHKLLTEKPDYDWAIISVADDDYEVIHPVVGPAPVA
- a CDS encoding DUF5816 domain-containing protein, which translates into the protein MDAIATEGGETLYVTEAEAERGSKGPFLVVYETDDGDDRWGFYCSHCNSLNTAMDSMGRIKCNDCGNIHKADEWDAAHE
- a CDS encoding dodecin, translated to MVFKKITLIGSSTESFDKAVDDAVDRAESTLNNVQWIEVEELGVEIASVEGRQYQATVEVAFRLEN
- a CDS encoding mechanosensitive ion channel family protein; translated protein: MTRLGWVLLQANETATPPWVTSVVDEVTKFIPEIILRVVAALFVVTVAYLLSRTLMQLLSRRVARRFRRPSITRTILRSVQTAIMVAAGLLAIYILGLHISDLTLSVTVFSAAVGFILAPIIGSIVNGLFVLTDQAYEIGDMIEIVDSGQTGFVEDITLRYTKVFTLDNTFLVIPNGKIRDRDVVNYSAEDERTRLALDMTVTYEGDLKQARNIMEQAAAEVEEVIEGGPDIRIGSARYPAKPTCYIDTFADHGINLRLRYWVKQPYKLLTARSKVQENVWARLEEADVKIPYPHSHMVFDETSGDLSVSMQDRFKQ